The Quercus lobata isolate SW786 chromosome 4, ValleyOak3.0 Primary Assembly, whole genome shotgun sequence genome segment tcataaataatgtattaagaaataatagtgTTGTGTGtcttttgtctttgtttgtAGATGATtacatattaatatattaagaaacattgatttgtgttttgttaatactatatggatgcttatttaagttttgttttgtttgttttttttttttttttttcacttatcgCCAGCCCTCTAGCTTGAAATTCTGGGTCCGTCCCTACTTGAATACACAAAGGAAGAACTTTATTATAAAATCTATcctatgaaaagaaaagaaaaatagttggaatttttaattgatacaaaaatttcagttttcttTTGTAAGCTTAGGACCAACTTATAGGTTATAAAAACTGGCTTCATAAGTGAAAAAATTCTTAAGAATATATATCCTAAATATACTAACCTTATTTTGACTTAAAACAAATTTCAGTTTTCTTTTGTAAGCTTAGGACCAACTTATAGGTTATACAAACTGGCTTCATAAGTGAAAATattcttcaaaatatatatcCTAAATATACTAACCTTATTTTGacctaaaagaaaaactaaatacaattaaaaatgaGTAAACCAAACCCTAAATATCCATAAAGTGTATATAAgtatcaaatattaataaataataaaaaatttgtatatatttctcAAACATTGGTTATTCAATGAATAGGGAACCACACCATAGTCACAACCCATTAATAAGATAGCCATGATTGAATTCTGTAACCAAACTTAGTCCAGTTAAGtatgaaagttcaaaattgTTCATTTCATTCTATATTGAACATAATTCAAGTTTATGCTTATCaccaaactttaatgtatattctcaaattgaaatagagtgccaaccaaaattgataatagattataaaattagttttcaagatttgtAAATATCttacatgtttttattctttgtcaaattagTTATCTAATAtggcatttgtaattttgttttatgttttgggatgttgatattgtgtaaaaatgaaacttgtgtatttgttttacttatcctttgtgctattttgttttggttagtaatgttgggatttgtataattttaaaattattgaataagtattaatttgtttagcTAAGCTCATTCTTGATATGAATGGTGAATTAAAAGTAATgtatttttacatcaaataaTTTGTTGCGTGACTTTCCAAATGGCAAACACATattgttttcttaaataaaaagaattttatgtgaaaaatataGGTTAACCCGACCCGACCTAACTTGTAACCTgattgacccaacccatttcTAACTCGCTTAAAATGACCTTTTTTACCCGCAACTCGATTGACCTGAcccgaacccaacccgacctgCCCATTTGTCACATCTATTAGTTGTGAAGAGAGGCCCAACCCGGCCAGGCCCATCAAATCCAAAATCAAGCTAAGAGTCAATGCGCCTAAGTGCATTTGCCAAGGAGAATATCACCTAATTTGGTGTCCGTTTAGGAATAGCTTATTTagttcaaattgaaaattttttactaaaattactatagataaaagtaaaaattagctgaaataatacagtgggatccatgaatagtaccaaaaagtgtaataagactcatgaataatagcaaaaataagttaaatagtaaaataagctggcaaAAATAATCAATGCTAAACGCACACTTGATCTGCAGTGGTGAATATGTCTAAGGTATTCGGGCGAAGAGCTAGTGCACCTAGGGAAGCATGTATGCAGAACATGTCACCCAATACATAGCACTAATCACAAGGGAATAACCTTAGTAACTACTTCAGAAGGAAGAAACATGGGTCCATATATTGATTATTAGATAACGTTTTAATGTGTCAGAAGGAAGAAACATGGGTCCATTTATCAGATTATCAGATAACATGCCTAAACAGTAGACCATTGACATATCTCCAATATGATTCTAAAAAGGTAATTGAACTCGTGGCAAAGCAGGCCCATCCCTATCATTAGGATAAAATAGAAACAACCCCATTGTTTGAGtggttcaaaaaaattattgagagagatatatacacaaagagaaagaaatagtgtATTAGAGACAATTTTGGGTCCTCCATTGTTGCATGTGTGTATTAGGAGAAGAATGTTGTTGGGTTTATGCATGTTGAACCATTGTTCTCAACTAATCCTCCACCCCCAATCATCATTATTAGTCATGCAATCACCATCCCCACGAACATGCTTGGAAGATGAGACAATAcgaaaaagtagtaaaaaatatgttttttataacatttttaagaACTCAaccaaactaataaaaatatttttcagagCATTTTCAAAACcgcacaaaatattttcttttaaaaaaaaaaaattaacatgttttctatccaaccaaacaaagtttTATGTTCACAAAAGCAAAGAAGTCAATCCTTGCAATTGCAAAATATTGACGCGTGGCCCTTTATCTTATCTCTTTTAAGACATGAATCACTCCTTTCATAGAACGTAAGTCACATTTTGTGAAAGGAGCATTTCCCCTTCGATCAAATGACAATGACAAAGGTCCCTTAATTCATGACCAAAATTGGAAGTCTTCATTTCACATTGTTGTAGTTGTAGTCAGTAGGACCAAGTCTTTGTTTCTTCATATGTATTTGAAAATGTGATCtatcatttttctattattgttcAGGCTAGAATGAAATGTGTGAAATCGGTTGGCAGGAAAATTCCTTCAACCAaataaaggttttattttttattattttttctttttttaatagataagatagaatttcaacttataatgCTTGTTCCATGATGATCTCTATCATTAGGTCAAGAAAGCGGGATTCGAAACATAGATCTCTTATTTGATAACAAAAGGTTTTATCAGTTAAACTAAATAGAGTCCAACCCTCTATGTGATGGTTGAAAAGACAATCTACGTGTTCTTTTAgtcatataacatttttttaatattcatgtgatttgtttaaataatacatgtaaaagaattttaatatttttttgatattcatgtgacttgtttaataCTCATGTGAAGAAAAGATTTAATCTAGAGTCATGAAGGATTCTCTTGAATACACAAAAGAagaatttaactataaaatctatcatatgaaaagaaaaagaaaagttgaaaattttattgatatgaaaatttcaattttcgtTTTTAAGATTATGACCAACTTATATGTTATATAAACTTAATTCATAAGTAAAACTATTCCTAAGAATATATATCTTAAATATAATACAATATAAGAAccttattttaacttaaataaaaactaaaaaacaattaaaaatgggtaaacaaaacctaaaaattcataaaatttttagtaaaaatatgttttctataacatttttaggaactcaatcaatcaaatgaaaatatttttcggagCTTTTTCAGAAACACgcacaatattttctttaaaaaaatatttttacatgcTTTCCGtccaaccaaacaaagttttatgttcacaaaaacaaagaagtcaATCTTTGCAATTGTAAAATATTGACACGTGGCCCTTTATCTTATCTCTTTCAAGATCAGATGAAGCCTCCTTTCATAGAAAGTATAAAAAGTCACGTTTTGTGAAAGGAGCATTTCCCCATCGTTccaacaaaaatgacaaaaggtcCCTTAATTGATGAAACAAATTGTGACATGCTAGCATTTAATGAAACAAATTGACACAGGGAGGTGTGAgcaaatttcattaatttgtgaGGGAGACTACATGGTACATAACTACACGTATAAAAGTTTTACATATGTATTTGAAAATGTGATTTaccattttactattttagttcAGCTCAAAAAGAAATGTGTGAAATCGGTTAGTAAGAAAATTTCTCCAACCagatagaggttttttttttttttttttacttttttatctttttattgtttataaatattaacAGATAAGataaagtttcaacctataatgTATGTTTTTTTATCATGAGGTCAAGAAGGTGGAGTTTGAACCCTATATCTCATATTTGATGAcaagagactttactaattgaaaATGGAGCCTACCCGTCTATCTATGTGGTGGTTGAAAAGAGAATTTGCATGTGCTTTTAgtcatataacatttttttaatattcatgtgacttgtttaaataatacacatagaaaaattttaatatttttttaatattcatatgacttgtttaatattcatgtgaaggaaaattttgaccTAGATTCATGAAGGATTCTCTTGAATACTCAAAAGAagaattttactataaaatctatcttatgaaaggaaaaaaaaaaatagttgaaaaatttattgatacaaaaatttcaattttcgtTTTTAAGCTTATGACCaacttatatattatataaacttaATGGGTAAACTATGTATTTTGTTCTTATCATTTACACCATATTTGAATTTGGTCCTTGGCCTTTCAATTGtattaatttggtccctaaactttcaatgtcatgtcaatttagtcatttCCATTATCTCTTGGACAAAAATTGCTGACATGGCAAacagccaaaataaaaaactagtttATTGCCACATTGATGTCATGAAAGTTTGAAGAAAGCACACATGATACTCTCTTTGATGGACAGAAAATAAACTGTTAGTTCCTGGGTAGTAAACCTCAAATTCATGAGTGGTTTCTTGAATCCACAAAGTAATAAATCAGGAATTAACCCACCAAAGAAAAATAGACAAAGTCTCTATTTTATAAATCTTAAAACTAAATTTCCCTAGAGCATAtagtttatttaaatagtaaaagaaaccCTAGGGCGGCTAGGGCAACGCTTAGAAACTCTAATTTGTGCTAATCACGTAATTAGGTGGCAAAATAGTGACTTTtgtcaaaaatagaaaaattgagataattgtggaaattgaaaatattgtctCTAAGAGACGTCTTAAAATAGATGAGAACTTATTctgacttttaaactaaaagttattaagaaaaaacaaatattactataaatagcaaaaatactGTTTTCGGGGCCTTAACGAAGGAATTTGCCTAAATTTAGGTGACACTTGAGTTAACTCGTATTTGGATCAGAATTCCATTTCCCTTCAACCTACTGAATTTCATGCAATTTCGACATTGTCGCCTTGATGGCCTCTACTGGCACCCCTCCTTTATCTTACGTTGTGACTTCCAGTGCCCCTATTGCTCTAGGAAGGCATGTGCTGTCTGTTCTACATCACATATCAAcggaaactaaaattttattttagctgTTAGCCACGTAAATAATTTCCATCCAAAAGATAACAACAAAGGATAAATTGACATGGTATTGAaaggttaaggaccaaatttacaaaattgaaaagttagagattaaattaaaatacagtgtaaaaaataaggaacaaaaatttattttacccAAACTTAATTCATAAGTAAAAATATTCCTAAGAATATATATCCTAAATATACTACTATATTAGAAtcttattttaacttaaataaaaactaaaaacaattaaatatgaGTAAACGAAAcctaaaaatccaaaaaatgtttataaatatcaaatattaataaataataaacattttgtatatatttctcAAACATTGGTTATTCAATAAATAGGGAACTATCATAGTCACATTCCATtgtttaactaaaattttgctgagactgatgtgaatgctcttataaaCTGATGTATCACTTTataaaacacaactaaaatgtaattaaaatatttatttatgtatccAGTTAACGGGTGCTtttagggcatttgttaatagacaattttaggaaaattttaatacaacttttacgagaaatataaaaaaatattgaaaaagttagtttcttttttattttcccataaaaagtttctaaaaatattttctaaactgATGTTCTTAAAGCATTCGttaatttttccatttatttattatattgctGATGTAAAATTAATCACATTAATTTATTGTCTTGTTAGCTTGTAAACATTATGTAACAATTTACAACAATTAGGAAGGGCAATGGCAATGGTCCTTAATGAATGACTAATGAACAAATTAatagcaagttttttttttttttttttaacaagaagAAATTAATACCAAGTcttcttttaggatttttttttttttttttgagataaaatttagaatatatatatatctcttttggccttttttagagtaaaataaaacaatacaTATGTGGCAACATTGGTCACCTGTCGTGCACTGTTTTGGCCGTTTTTAgagtaaaataaaacaatacaTATATGGCAACATTGGTCCCCTATCGTGCACCGTTGCCCGACGTGACTAAACATTATTGCGACTGATTTGGAAAGAAAAGGAGTTTAGTGTTTGGGATTGGGACGGTCTGGACAGACTACGCCAACTATATATAAGAGTGCAAGCGGAAGAGATCAGGGCACATAATCAACAAAAAGATAGACTACAAATGAGTGTGATTTTAGAGGAGGTATCTCAAGACATACAAGCATTTCTTTCCAGTGAAGTTTGCAGGTTCTTACCTTCTCATTTCAGTACTTACTATATATTCTTTTGGAAAagatttatttagagaaaaaccacatttcctatatatttttattgaatgtgaattttaaaaatttaatcgttagattgtatatttttattatattttctatgcttgtaaaatttcaataaaaataagatcaaatattaatagttatattatcaatcaaatatttaaatttcaaaaaaaaaaagttattgatcaaatagtaaataacattcaatttgaacaaaatttggcatgcgtgttaaaaaaataaagtaaatgcaATCAAATGGTTAGGTTTTTAAAAGTTATATCTACTAAAAACATTTATAAGGAGTTTGAAGGGTTTTTATCCAAACTACTTAAGAGAAAAATCTTGTCCtattcttttttggaaaatttgtggTGTTGGGAATTGGGATAGAGGCAAGGGGATAGGATGTAGGGATGTTTAAAttaaccttatatatatatatatatatatatatatccttaaatAAATAGGGAAGAGATTTGGAGCCAAACCCtttatttttaatctcaaaaatTGGGGAAGAGTAGAGGTTtcacttatattaaaaaataaaagagttatatattcttctcttttcatattctttcttttccattttattttattttatttttgaaaaacaagcacgcgcacacacacactGAGGAAAAGGAATGAGATTCTAATACAAAGACAAAGACATAACATAAAAAAGATACATACTTgttccattttaatttttaaaacatctaaataTAGGAGATAGATATTTATTCTCCTACCCTCTagtaattaatttctaaaacatccaaacaagggaaAAGATAACTATTCATCTCCCCTCTTCTCTCATCTTCTCTACTTTCTAGTTGCTCTAGAGTTCAAACTTTAAAACatactattaattaataattaaaaaaaaatttaaatgagtAATTACTTGATATTTTGGAAACAATATTCCTCAACAATAACAGGTTTGATAAGAGATATTCTAATATGATCTACGTACAACttatgaaagagaaaaaggagatgaaattcaaatcaaagaaatgGGGCAACACATATTCCATATTATTATGAATAGAGAATAATAGTTTTATTGAAGAAAGAGAAGTGCTACTATGTTACAACATCACTAATGaacatataaatattatctcgactgaaaaaaaaaaaaaaaagccatgcACCATGGCCATATATGAAAACATATGTggatactttttcttttcttttcattttctatatagatataatagaaatttaatttattgtgaCTGCTCCTTGAtaattgcattttattattagacaagataccaattagttttttgtATAGACGAGGTTTGAATCTAAAATTTCTTATTCGACAACAAGAACTTTACTAGTTAATTTTATTGGAACCCAcaagatgcttttttttttttaaatgttcatAAACAATTTATATTCATTATAAGAAACAACCTAATTTATATTACTGTCTttagcaaacaaacaaacatttaaTCTAATTTCAAGTTTGATTATTTGTCAAGTTATGCTTATACATAATAATGTACGTATTAATGAATAAGTTAGTAAGCATGAAGcttcattttaattatatatatgagataatcaatttcttttctctttatttttaccCCTTCTatacaaaatttcttttatgggtttgtattaTGGGTTTTACTACCAAAAAAAGCAAAGGATGAGGTACTTCTGTTGCCGACCTTTAGATTTTGCAATACTAATACAATTACTACATACATACAAACAGCTGGTGCATGTGCCTGTGTTTTCCCTCTTTGGTGGTGAGTTAGAAAAAGGACTACCAAGGGTCAATCATGAGATTATGAGAATCTAGGTTTGAAATTCCTAACAAACATTTTCAGGCCATCTCAAAGGATCATTCTAGTAATTACCAGGTGCAGTGGTGTAGGGAGAGGACCCAAACCCACCCCTCTCCCCCCACGCCACcccacttttttaaaatatattttattatgtctAATTTTCCTTAATGGCCtctcatatttttaaaattttatacaaatattaatttgaagtacaatatctcttttttattttagtatttattattatacgGTTTTTACCAAATATAACTCATTGATTCTCtgtattttttaaaagcaaactccttttcattttgtatttaaataaatattgaggATACAACAATgcattgattttgtttttttttttttttcattttccattaaaagaaatgatactatgatttttacaattaaaattttaggataggttatatttttttcatccataaaaaaaagtaaaatattttttttatatttaatttaattttttattattattatattgtatATGTTAAGGcatataaaagtaatatttattaattaatatatttgaattaatttattttatacatttcACGTTTtctaaaactattattatacATTAATGTGTAATCTTTAATTTAttcaacacaaaaaattatttaaaatattcaaagtattaattataattaatttaaaggaTAACTACACAACTTagtgaaaacaaaaattctcttaaattgtataaaattgacttgatcaaatttttatatatacataaaaataatatatatatatatatatagacacactcAATCATCTAATAGACACGTTTTAAGCATAAATTGATATGTGTGGGtataaattatagatatattttGCTTGGCCCTACTGGAAAACATTGTTGGCTTTGCCACTAACCTAGTATATGTGAGACAAGGAATTACACTCATTTGAGAGAATAGTGAGGTGCTCAAATCTCAAAGGGCTCTATGTACTCCcgttagccaaaaaaaaaaaaaaggaggggaaaaaacaaaagaaaaggtggGAGGGGGTCGatcattcacaaaaaaaaaaaaaaaaaaaaaaaaaaaaaaacacctaccTCTTAGTACTACGGGTCTTTTTTTGCTGGGGTGGGTGTCTTTACAATCCTCGGATTTATTAtccctcttcctttttcttttctttttgtctctTATCTCCTCTTGTGTAAAGCTTTCTAGGTTTTGCTTATTTGGTCAGATTTCCTTATTCCctctttaaactcttttttccccttttttcgAACACCTTTTTGGATTATTGAGAACCATATGAGTTAAAAAGATGATTAAGCTTTCTTTTGTCTAATGgtattcaaattaattaaaatgatgattAACCTTTATTACATCTTTATCAAGTCTTTTAGGTCATTGCTCAGAAAGCCAAGggtttctttgttcttttacCTTTCTTAGTCTCTTGCATCAAAAGCTTTCAGTGTTATTTCCTATTTTCTTTAAGAAATCCTTTCTTATACAGATAAAAGTTTAGTTACTAACTTAATTGGACGAGAGGTGACATCCacctaaattaaataagtgtCCTGTCATGTGAATCTCACATGATGACCTTAAGTCATTTAATGGACCCATTATGGTATGTTATGAAGGGCATGGTTGAGTGGGTCTTAGCTAGATATGGGTGGTGGTTGGTTATTTGACTGGCAATTGGTGGCTAATTAGGTAAGGGAGTAATCGGATTTTGGTGTGGGTGATTTTGGTCATGGGTTCAGGTTGAGTTATTGAGCTCATTTGACACAAACTTGGGTCAAATTGGATGTAGTTGGTGGCTTTGAAAAATGATATTGATTCAGTGATGTGTTGACACTATGGAGGTGAAGGGAGTGGGGATAGGGAATGACGAGGAAAGACAAGGGATCGGGGTGCTgatggagtgagagagagtggttgaggagagagagagagagagagacggacAGGAGATTAACGACTTAAGTTTTGAATGGATTCGTTAAATGACTTAAGAAGGTTGGGTGAGATGGCATGTCCTCCAActtggttaatttgtaattaaactttgttcttgttaccatttcatttgtttgttttgttttgttttttgtttttctttctcctgtgcgtattaatatattaatgtatatgcaACAAGTTTTTGCCCATTGAGAGGTGAGACTTATCCCTGCTAATTAATGTTGTTTTTGCTGCTAGAAAAAAAAGAGCACGAACAGGTGGAAAAGCCGGAAAGGTAGCATTTCCATATATTAGTGATTCAATCGAAGCATGTGAATTGTGAACACAAAGAGTTGATTATTGACCTTCCACCTCACAAGCGGTCCGTGGAAAGAGTTTCTATTCAGTAAGCGGTTATATTATAGAAATTCCGGGAAGTGGAACCTGAGAAGCGGCATGAGTATTGTATCTACAAGGTTCCCCAGAAACTCCGTGACGTAAATGGTGATGCCTACACTCCAAAGCTAATTTCAATAGGCCCTTTTCATCACTgcaatgaaaatttgaagaaaatggaaGAGTTAAAATATAGATATTTCAGGGATGCCTGTGATCGGACGAATAAGAAAAAGGCGGAACTTGTAGGACGCATCAAGGAAATCAAATACGAGAAGATCTTTTATTGTTATGCAGATCTAGAGGACACTGACGTCAAAGAGGATGAATTCATGACAATGATTCTTTTGGATTCTATTTTTATCATTGAACAGTGTGGAGGACTGTAGAAAACCCGCCAATGGACCCACCAGCAATGACTACCATTTCTGAAAAGTGTGAGTGGAGGATGTGGGATGCATGTGtaataaatttccaaaaaaagagagaagaagacgACCCAGAAAGGAAAAACCCAAAAGCAAACCATGAAAAGGAAAACCCATGGCGAAGCTATAACATAATGCTGGACTTGATATTACTAGAAAATCAGGTTCCATTTTTTGTTCTGGAGAATTTATACGAGTTTGCCTACAAGGAACTTTTTATGTACCCGCAAAATGAAGATAATTCCTTTCATAGGCTTCTCCATGAATACTTTTTCCAATTCTGGAAAAGTTCCGGTTTTGTTCTCGATTCTGATTACGAGAAGATATTCTCTGGTAAGAAGAAGGAAGTCAAACATTTTACTGATTTCCTAAGATATTTTCTCCATCCACAGAATCTAAAATGTGGAAAAACTTTTGAACGTGTACCTTGTGCAACCAAGCTGTCTGAGGCAGGAGTGGAATTCAAAGTCAGCAAATCCAAGACTAGACGCCTTCTTGACATTCAATTTCGAAAGAGTAACTTATTGAAAATTTGTCCATTTTTAAATATGTCATGGTTCTTGAGTTGCTTTCCTTGCTTTCCTCGCTTCAAATGCCTGGAGAACATGCATCCTGTCTTGGAACTCAAATCCTTTATAATAGGGTATGAAACTGAATGTGCTGTTCGAAACCTCATGGCCTTAGAGCAGTGCCATTATCCACGGGAAGCTTACATatgtaattatattatattgttgGATAATCTTATCAACACTGAAGCAGATGTGGATCTACTTGTTGAGAAAAAAGTTATTGTTAACTGGCTAGGCGACAATAAGGCAGTGGCAACTCTGATCAACAAACTTCGCGAACAAATTGTAGAAGCTAATCATTCCTGCTATGGGGAACTCAGTAAAAACATTCAAGGTCACTATGACAACGTTTGGAGCAAAGTCATGGCATCCTTTACAACTCTATATTTCAAAGATTTTTGGAGAGGGACAGCAACTGTTGTTGGAATCATGGCCCTGTTTTTCAGTTTCTGGAGTTTCCTTAAGCCTTTTGTCTTTCCCACTTGAACATCTACGTGCTTCAGTGTTTGTTGGAGACTTAGTGCTTTGCTTCTGCTTATTTAGATGCATTCTGAACTTTGTAATAATAGCTTTAGTGTTTTGTTGTAAGTTTGTGATGTTTCCACATCTGTGGACTGGTGAGTCTGTATTTTAGCGAATAAAGCTATATGCTATGTTAATGAATCTCGCGACATGCTGCATCTACGCTAATATCATTCTTCTTGTTTTgctccaaaaatattttctttcacatCTAACGATTTCTTTTGCTGATTTTTCCCCTTAGGTTTTATATATAGTCACTTTGTTGGGCAGTTTGGTTTGCAAAAATATTGCGACCATTACAACATTACACAAATGTGACGTACGGTTCATTTATGCATGTACATATTacattacaaaatataaaaccatATGTTTACCATCaatgaaaaaagtttttttttttttttttttttaatggggaTGAAAAAAGTATTTAGTATCAAATAATACCATGTCAGTCAtattaaaatctaataaatgagagacatatatacaaaaaataattacccACTAACACCCTGAAGTAGTGGTGAAATGTTGATATGGTTATTTTATACACATCTTTCAATTATTAGATTTTAATATGCTTGACATTGTattatttaatactaaataCCTTTTTATAAGTATAGTGCCACTCTTTGATTAGTTTTGTTGGACTTAGATTGGTTCTTGCATGATACTTGGAGTGGTATTAGTACTTTCGCTAGAACAAACTTGACTTGTTTCAACCCACTTTTCTCAAGGGTTGACTAAAAAGTGCCGATACCATCACTAAAAATTGGGGCGTATGGTTAAGTTTGATTAGCTTTATTCCGAGGGTTATTAAAATCCTTGAAATAAACCTATACAACCCTCggaataatatattaaaattaggCGGGCTAGTTTTTACACTCCAGCGCTAATTTTACCTCatattttaagcatttttcaACGCATCCTATGGCAACCCTTGATAGAAGATAGCTCAAAATTTCCAACCCTTGAAATAAAgtccaaaattaaaatacaaaaggaaaactcatttttttcacaCTCCACACTCAGAAACCACTCACACATTCAGAAAATTCTCTCAAAATTGATCTGAACTCACCTCAAAAGACCTAAAGATCGGAGCTCATCTCATCTCCGACGAGCTGATTCGTGGTGGTCACCTATCTCATCTCCGAGATAGAAGTGAGCCGTTGATAGACTGAGCACTTTTCGCCACCCCATTTTCCGATTATAGGTCTgtctctctctgtttgtttccCGAGAAATTATGGAAATTACACTTATATCCGATTCTACTAGGTACGATCT includes the following:
- the LOC115988132 gene encoding uncharacterized protein LOC115988132, which encodes MDPPAMTTISEKCEWRMWDACVINFQKKREEDDPERKNPKANHEKENPWRSYNIMLDLILLENQVPFFVLENLYEFAYKELFMYPQNEDNSFHRLLHEYFFQFWKSSGFVLDSDYEKIFSGKKKEVKHFTDFLRYFLHPQNLKCGKTFERVPCATKLSEAGVEFKVSKSKTRRLLDIQFRKSNLLKICPFLNMSWFLSCFPCFPRFKCLENMHPVLELKSFIIGYETECAVRNLMALEQCHYPREAYICNYIILLDNLINTEADVDLLVEKKVIVNWLGDNKAVATLINKLREQIVEANHSCYGELSKNIQGHYDNVWSKVMASFTTLYFKDFWRGTATVVGIMALFFSFWSFLKPFVFPT